From a region of the Pongo pygmaeus isolate AG05252 chromosome 5, NHGRI_mPonPyg2-v2.0_pri, whole genome shotgun sequence genome:
- the LOC129039167 gene encoding putative uncharacterized protein encoded by LINC00242, with protein MMPRHLLPHSGVSSLQRIPRRRLPSRRREDFRRCLFLSFVSTDKDGNPSGQASPAVPVPHFTTWGSLVPIDSQRNKGRTRFTWTDGPPHGGLGARVSGRGSASLRAPPGRRLTRERHPVPRQRKCKRQHSTGRKPPCGTCSAAPRNPKSTHKRSFSAKSLKNKTRNEAPPVSPLVSRMKTQPGQLRFCCQPSSRQAPASRRAKGR; from the coding sequence ATGATGCCCCGGCACCTCCTTCCTCACTCAGGGGTCAGTTCCCTGCAGCGCATTCCCAGACGCAGGCTTCCCTCACGGAGGCGGGAAGATTTCAGGCGATGTCTGTTCTTGTCTTTTGTCAGCACGGACAAGGATGGAAACCCCAGTGGTCAGGCGAGCCCCGCAGTCCCTGTTCCTCACTTCACCACCTGGGGAAGCCTGGTCCCCATCGATTCGCAAAGAAACAAGGGAAGAACACGTTTTACCTGGACGGATGGTCCCCCTCACGGTGGCCTTGGAGCCCGCGTCAGCGGGAGAGGCAGCGCCTCACTCAGGGCTCCCCCTGGCCGCCGCCTTACCCGGGAGCGCCACCCCGTGCCCCGCCAGAGGAAGTGCAAGCGCCAGCACAGCACGGGCCGAAAGCCACCCTGTGGGACCTGCAGCGCAGCTCCAAGAAATCCAAAGTCCACTCACAAAAGGAGTTTCTCCGCCAaatcattgaaaaataaaacGAGAAATGAGGCTCCACCGGTATCCCCTTTAGTCAGCCGTATGAAAACGCAACCCGGTCAGCTGCGTTTCTGCTGCCAGCCCTCCTCCAGGCAAGCACCGGCCTCGAGAAGGGCAAAGGGCAGGTAG